The following coding sequences lie in one Mycobacterium sp. DL440 genomic window:
- a CDS encoding diacylglycerol kinase, translating to MSGHGNAPHAAERAVAQLQRRGIDVCAIVGTDAAHARRLVGEALDRGTDALVVVGGDGVISLALQALAQGDVPLGIVPAGTGNDHAREYRLPTGDPEAAADVIADGHTETVDLGRIEDVSGAVKWFGTVMAAGFDSLVSDRTNRMRWPHGRMRYNVAMVAEISKLRLLPFRLTFDDGPEIRTDLTLAAFGNTRSYGGGMLICPGADHSDGLLDVTMITSASRTRLVRLFPTVFKGTHVDLDEVTTKRAKTIHVECPGINAYADGDFALPLPVTVSAVPGALRLLVPKQSSTTRP from the coding sequence ATGTCGGGACATGGCAATGCGCCGCATGCGGCCGAGCGGGCCGTCGCGCAGCTCCAACGACGCGGTATCGACGTGTGCGCGATCGTCGGGACCGACGCCGCGCACGCCCGCCGACTGGTCGGCGAGGCGCTGGACCGCGGCACCGACGCCCTTGTCGTGGTCGGTGGCGACGGGGTGATCTCACTGGCCCTGCAGGCACTGGCCCAGGGTGATGTTCCGCTGGGTATCGTCCCTGCCGGGACGGGAAACGACCATGCCCGCGAATACCGTTTGCCGACAGGCGATCCCGAGGCCGCAGCCGATGTCATCGCCGACGGCCACACCGAGACTGTCGACCTCGGCCGCATCGAGGATGTCTCCGGCGCGGTCAAGTGGTTCGGCACCGTGATGGCCGCGGGTTTCGATTCCCTGGTGAGTGACCGGACCAACCGGATGCGCTGGCCTCACGGCCGGATGCGCTACAACGTCGCGATGGTCGCCGAGATCTCTAAGCTACGACTGCTGCCGTTCCGTCTCACGTTCGATGACGGCCCGGAGATCCGCACCGACCTCACTCTGGCGGCATTCGGCAACACCCGCAGCTACGGCGGCGGCATGTTGATCTGCCCAGGTGCCGACCACTCGGACGGATTGCTCGACGTCACGATGATCACCTCGGCGTCCCGCACCAGACTGGTCCGCCTGTTCCCCACGGTGTTCAAGGGCACCCACGTCGACCTCGACGAGGTGACGACCAAGCGCGCCAAGACAATCCATGTCGAATGTCCCGGCATCAACGCCTATGCCGACGGGGATTTCGCCCTCCCGTTGCCGGTCACGGTGTCCGCGGTGCCGGGCGCACTGCGCTTATTGGTGCCCAAGCAGTCGTCAACTACCCGGCCATGA